In the Engystomops pustulosus chromosome 2, aEngPut4.maternal, whole genome shotgun sequence genome, one interval contains:
- the MDH2 gene encoding malate dehydrogenase, mitochondrial isoform X2: protein MTRDDLFNTNASIVATLTEACAKTCPEAMICIIANPVNSTIPITSEMFKKHGVYNPNHIFGVTTLDIVRANTFVAELKGLDPARVNVPVVGGHAGKTIIPLISQCTPKVEFPQDQLEALTFRIQEAGTEVVKAKAGAGSATLSMAYAGARFVFSLLDAMNGKEGVIECSFVRSEETESKYFSTPLLLGKNGIEKNLGLGKISPFEEKLVAEAMGELQASIKKGEEFAKNFK from the exons ATGACCCGTGATGATCTCTTCAACACCAATGCATCTATTGTCGCAACTCTAACTGAAGCCTGTGCAAAAACATGTCCAGAAGCCATGATCTGCATTATTGCAAATCCA GTTAACTCCACAATTCCTATCACTTCGGAAATGTTCAAGAAGCATGGTGTTTATAATCCTAACCACATTTTTGGTGTTACTACACTTGACATTGTAAGGGCCAACACCTTTGTTGCAGAACTAAAG GGACTGGATCCTGCTCGTGTTAATGTTCCTGTGGTTGGTGGCCATGCTGGCAAAACAATTATTCCACTGATCTCCCAG TGCACACCTAAAGTAGAATTCCCTCAAGATCAATTGGAAGCCTTGACCTTCAGGATCCAAGAGGCTGGAACAGAAGTGGTCAAAGCGAAAGCAGGAGCAG GGTCTGCAACTCTGTCTATGGCCTATGCAGGTGCACGATTTGTCTTTTCTCTGCTGGATGCCATGAATGGGAAAGAGGGTGTCATCGAATGTTCATTTGTTAGATCTGAAGAGACTGAGAGCAAATATTTCTCAACTCCTCTGCTGCTGGGG AAAAATGGCATTGAGAAGAACCTGGGTCTTGGAAAAATTTCTCCCTTTGAGGAGAAGCTGGTAGCAGAAGCGATGGGAGAGCTGCAGGCTTCTATTAAAAAGGGGGAGGAGTTTGCAAAGAACTTCAAGTAA
- the MDH2 gene encoding malate dehydrogenase, mitochondrial isoform X1, with translation MFSRIARPAASGLIRGLSTSAQNNARVAVLGASGGIGQPLSLLLKNSPLINNLALYDIAHTPGVAADLSHIETRAKVTGYIGAEQLPESLKGADVVVIPAGVPRKPGMTRDDLFNTNASIVATLTEACAKTCPEAMICIIANPVNSTIPITSEMFKKHGVYNPNHIFGVTTLDIVRANTFVAELKGLDPARVNVPVVGGHAGKTIIPLISQCTPKVEFPQDQLEALTFRIQEAGTEVVKAKAGAGSATLSMAYAGARFVFSLLDAMNGKEGVIECSFVRSEETESKYFSTPLLLGKNGIEKNLGLGKISPFEEKLVAEAMGELQASIKKGEEFAKNFK, from the exons ATGTTCTCCCGTATCGCAAGACCCGCCGCGTCCGGCCTAATCCGGGGACTCTCCACCAGCGCACAG AACAATGCTCGAGTCGCTGTACTGGGTGCATCCGGAGGAATCGGGCAGCCTCTTTCTCTCCTGCTAAAGAACAGTCCTTTAATAAACAACCTCGCTCTCTATGATATTGCCCACACACCTGGCGTAGCTGCAGACCTGAGCCACATTGAAACCAGAGCTAAGGTGACAG GATACATTGGAGCAGAGCAACTACCAGAAAGCTTGAAAGGTGCTGATGTAGTAGTCATCCCCGCTGGTGTCCCTAGAAAGCCTG GAATGACCCGTGATGATCTCTTCAACACCAATGCATCTATTGTCGCAACTCTAACTGAAGCCTGTGCAAAAACATGTCCAGAAGCCATGATCTGCATTATTGCAAATCCA GTTAACTCCACAATTCCTATCACTTCGGAAATGTTCAAGAAGCATGGTGTTTATAATCCTAACCACATTTTTGGTGTTACTACACTTGACATTGTAAGGGCCAACACCTTTGTTGCAGAACTAAAG GGACTGGATCCTGCTCGTGTTAATGTTCCTGTGGTTGGTGGCCATGCTGGCAAAACAATTATTCCACTGATCTCCCAG TGCACACCTAAAGTAGAATTCCCTCAAGATCAATTGGAAGCCTTGACCTTCAGGATCCAAGAGGCTGGAACAGAAGTGGTCAAAGCGAAAGCAGGAGCAG GGTCTGCAACTCTGTCTATGGCCTATGCAGGTGCACGATTTGTCTTTTCTCTGCTGGATGCCATGAATGGGAAAGAGGGTGTCATCGAATGTTCATTTGTTAGATCTGAAGAGACTGAGAGCAAATATTTCTCAACTCCTCTGCTGCTGGGG AAAAATGGCATTGAGAAGAACCTGGGTCTTGGAAAAATTTCTCCCTTTGAGGAGAAGCTGGTAGCAGAAGCGATGGGAGAGCTGCAGGCTTCTATTAAAAAGGGGGAGGAGTTTGCAAAGAACTTCAAGTAA